GTTTCATTCTTTTTTTCTTCCAAGACTATCTATCTATCCATCATCCGTTGAATGAATGAATACTGATGTTGATGGCACTTAGGTTTGGTTCCATCATTTCTGGAGCTGTTCAGTCTATGTTCACTTCAAGAAGTGGGAAAAAGAGTCCTCCTTCAAACAGCAAGCGTAGGCGTAGGCGTGGTTCTTTTTCATTTTTGGGGGGAATGCAGGTGAGATGGAATGCAGTTGGTTGAATCTGTGAGTGAGATATCTGCTTGGTAATTTATTTTGGTTTCTTGATTCTTATACACAGACACTCACGAATGCACTGTGTAAAGAGGTTGGAGAAGGTGAGCTTAATCTCCGATCAAAAGTGCTTGAAATGTCGTATAGCTGTGATGAGGGGTCAAGAGTTGGGAACTGGTCAATTTATTGTGGTCCAGATGAAGAAAACAAACAGCAGTCTTTTGATGCTGTAATCATGACAGTGAGTAAACACTCAATTTATAGGTTATTAAGTTGTAGGTGACTGCAGATTTATAACATGTTTATGAAATTAGGCTCCACTTGGAAATgtgaaagaaatgaagattacAAAAAGAGGAAATCCTTTTCTGCTCAATTTCATACCAGAGGTATGTAATATGTGAAAGAAATGGATTTATTTTTTTAGCAGAAAGTGTtgagatttttaaataaaataaaaataaaaaatcaggTGAGTTATATGCCAGTTTCGGTCGTAATTTCGACGTTCAAAAAGGAGAACGTGAAGCGGGCAGTTGAAGGATTTGGAGTTCTTGTTCCTGGCAAGGAGCAGGAAAATGGGTTAAAGACACTAGGTAACTAAAGATTAAATGataattcttattattattatatgaagattaataaaaaataaaaaatgtgtgGTATTAATATTATGCAGGCACTCTTTTTTGTTCCATGATGTTTCCAGATCGTGCCCCTCAAGACTTGTATCTTTATACCACTTTTGTTGGAGGGAGCCGAAATCCACAAATGGCCAAAGCCTCCaggtattttaataaataaaaactgtTTGAATGTTTGTTAAATATGATGCCCATAAGCCATATCCATATCCAATAATATTGGTATTGGATGAGATGTATCTGTTCACTGTTTGTAGTGATGATAATGGgcaatatatatgtatgtatgtactgCTGTACTGTAATGATAGGGATGAGCTGAAGCAGATAGTAACTTCCGACCTCAGACAGTTGCTTGGTGCAGAGGGGGAGCCAAACTTTTTGACGTATGTATgttttatgattatgattattattattattattaagatgTAGGGTTTTTGTACACCTACACCTACACCTACACCAATTTATGATGAGTTTCTTTTATTCCTTTGAACCTGTGTTTATGATACGTGAGTGGAATTGCAATGCAGACACTATTACTGGAGCAAGGCATTTCCGTTGTATGGGCACAACTATGGTTTGGTTATAGATGCAATTCAGAAGATGGAAAAAGAGCTACCTGGATACTTTTATGCAGGTAACTTTCTTATTTATCTGATGCtacatattttaaataaatataatactaataataatataaaagaaAGTGGGTTGGTTGAAATGTTGAATGCGACTGACTAACTAACAGGTAACCACAAAGGAGGGATCTCTGTTGGGAAAGCCATATCATCTGGATGCAAAGCGGCTGAATCCGTGATTTCGTATTTGGATTCTTATTCAGTTGACAGTTAAGATAAATGctgtattaattattaattaattactcCTAAGTCCTAAGTAGTATTAACCACTCCACCTTTAAAAACTAATTAATTACTATTAATCACAATTTACACTTTCACTTTTCATTCACAAGTCAACATTATGAATAATGAATTATGATTGTCCTGTCCCTGAAAGATAAAGTCCCATATTGTCTCCAAATCTATATCACTATCTATCAAAACCTAAAGTTTTCCCTTACAAGGATcagctttttctttttctttttcttttccttttctccTTTTGTCCTTTTGTCTTAATGTCTTTGTCTTTTTAAACTCCGTTTGCTAATCTTTTTGTATtgcaaaactaattttttttaaaactatattCGTAGTATTTTATTCAGATTTTTTAGAATTACGCTTATATAATCAATCATTTAATTATTTAAACCTGTTTTACTAAAAAAATCTTGCTTTTGCTTCGATTATTGAGTAATATACAAAAAACTACTCGTGGATCTAATTTGTGATTGAATGATTTTGGATAAGTTTGTACCTAGTTTAGAGCCCATGAAAGCTGAAActataattagaatattttattagaattaaaATATTCCCAAGCGAAGATTATAAGTTTTATGAGGTAGATGGAAGTAGTAATTAAGTTATTAGGCGTAAGGAAAAATCACATCACATAATAAACGATAAGACACATATCTTACTCCCTATACGAAATTATGAAGTCTATCGTTACTAAAATCTTTTTATCAGGTTCTACTTTACATGTCATGTTTAGTTTAGTTTCTTTCAAGTTTTAAGTGTTGGTCGTTGACGTACTTTGTTTTTGTGTTTCTTGTTGGTCTTCATATAATATAAGTTGTTTGGTATCTTGGAAAACCATCATGTAATCGTGCAAGATTGAATATTAGATGGAATATGTCCATCAAATTTCATTTTCGTGAAGGCATTTCGACACCCAATAGAACCAAGAGACAATTTTTTCAAGAGAAGACAAGAAAGAGCATGTAAGAATGTGAAATGTGCTTTTGGAGTTCTACAAGATATTATGTATGCATATATCATAATGCATGACATGATAATTGAAGATAAATGACAAAATATTGCGGAGTATTTGACTATAGAGTCTACATATGTGCAATTTCAATCAAAGACAATTGGATATTTACATAAAGTTGTTGATATTGAAGACGTACGAAAATGGAAGCAAATTCGAGAAGACTTGACAGATTATATATACGATGGTAACCAAGATGAATAATTTaggaaaaaaatgtatttttatttatttttaaatgttatttgttttttgttttaaaatcaggaCTATGGTATTTTTTTTCTCATGTAATGTTGGTTTTAgtttttaaatgttatgttttttttaaagatttatttaaataacatgttttattatattatatttttatttttataattattaaaaaagtaaaaaaaaaaaataaataagaaatgaatCGAAAAAAATAGATCAGGAAAAATAAAACCGATGACATGTAAAACAATAAATGTTATAACATGTTGCTATTTCCTCAATTGCTATTATAACATTATAAATGACATGATATATGAGTGACATCTTTTTGATGTAATAACACCCTTTAACATATTGTCCATATCCATCGGCttatatacatataattttaccgtttaaaaaaataaaaatatatatacggATATTAAGGGACAAAACAAAATAAAGGAGAGGGCTATACCCTATACTAAAGGACTATAATCAATTCATGTATGAGTTATTGAAGTTGTTGTGTGCGGGTCACCCATACTTAAAGCTAATATCAGTCTAGTCCTTTGGAATTCATTAAGGGTCCCCTACATACAACACTTTTAACATAATTGATACTTTTCCAACCATTTATCATTTTGTAAAGTAAATTTGTTATTGATCTTTCTTATATATTTGTAATTTAGTTAAATCAGAGTTAAAAATGCTCTCCTTATTTTGAGATGAATAAGGGATATCTATTTACTTGTCACGTTAAAGGTAAAATAAgtgattatttataaaataatgacAAGTGTGACAAATAGGAGAAAAATCATGCAAGCTTCAAATAGGTCACAATAATGGATGCTATTATGATATACAGTTTGTAAAATCTATAAGAAAACTATCTTTTGTATATAAAAAAAGGTTAACGCGAATAGTAACAATATTcattcatataatcatatataatagcatttttatttatttattgcaaccttataataaaaattattttttttattatactaTTATGCTTTATGACACTCTATTTTTACTTTTTATTGTAACAtgaaaaaagtaaaaatatactGTTATAATTAACATATCAATAAAAAGATCTAATACTTCTTGTATTGTGCTCTACATACAGACACtaacatttatataaataatcaGGCATAGATTATTTGTAGCGGATAATGAACAAAATCCTCATAAGTCATAACTATATCCAATGAAACGTGTCACTTGAGACAGGAACAAAAAACACAATGATTGTGCATATCGAGTTTCGTATCTGTCTTGAAACAAAACCAGCCTCTTATTCTTAAATCAAATCAGGATCCGAATGCCGTCGTCACTCGACCACACCCGACCCCCACAAATACAATCctttcttttttttcttcttcttcttcttcttcttcttcttcaatggcAGCAGCTTTCCACTAAATGCTTTTgcagtttcttcttcttctttgtgtTCGTTCAACTACCCCCAttactcatctctctctctctctctctctctctctctctctctctctctctctctctctctctctctctctctctctctctctctctctctctctctctctcttttcttgCTTTTATTTCCAACACCCATTTCTCCCTTTTTCTTTTACTCACTAAAGGACCCTTCAACACCTTGCATTCAACAAAACTTTATCACCctttcatttctttctttctttacaCGTTTTGCATAATTCATGCTTAATGCTTTGTGTTGGGTATGTATTTAATTACCCCCATTTCTTAGGCTAATTATGATCCATTTTCAAGATTCTTGAATGTGTTTTTGAATTCCTTTATGAAACGGGTCACTACATTTTGATTCAGTTTCAGGATTCTTGAATTCCTTTGAGAAATTAATATGTTGTACTGCTTCTTTCACATACTCTTCATTTCATGGGGTTTCATGACCTCGAACACCCACGCATTAGAAGCCACTCAATCTCAACTTCTTCTTCAGCTAAGAAAGCATTTGGAGTACCCAATTCAGTTAAACAATTGGGAAAATTACACTGGTGATTTTTGTTACTTACCTTCAACTCTTCATGTCACCATCAGATGTGAAAACAACTCTCTTACGCAGCTCAAAATCATGGGAGATAAAGATAAGCTTTCAAATGTCACTCTCTTTCATGGGTTTGCAATTCAAAATCAAACATTATCCGACTCTTTCTCCATTGATTCTTTTGTTGTTACTTTAGTTAGATTATCGACATTGAAGGTTCTTAGCTTAGTATCCTTGGGAATTTGGGGAAGACTtcctgataaaatccatagaCTCCATTCACTTGAAGTCTTGGATATGAGCTCAAATTTTTTGTTTGGTTCTGTTCCAAATGAGATTTCAAGATTACAAAAGCTTCATACGTTAACATTAGATGGAAATTTCTTCAATGAATCTATCCCTGACTGGTTCCATTCCTTATCAAATCTTACCATTTTGAGCTTAAAGAACAACAAATTAACGGGTCGTTTTCCTTCTTCAATTACCAAGATCACAACAATTACAGATTTGTCTCTTTCACACAATCAACTTTCTGGTAAATTACCCGATTTAACTACTTCATCTAATCTACGTTTACTAGATTTGAGGGAAAATCATCTAGATTCTGAACTTCCATTGTTGCCTAAAGGAGTGATTACAGTTCTTCTAAGCAATAACTCGTTTTCTGGTAACATTCCTGCGGAATTTGGAAAACTTAACCACCTTCACCATCTCGACCTGTCATCCAACTCACTGATCGGAACACCCCCATCTGCTGTATTTGTTTTGCCAAACATCACCTATCTCAATCTAGCATCCAATATGCTAAGTGGGTCTCTTCCGAATTCAATCAACTGTGGAAACAAATTAGGGTTTGTTGATATTTCTAGCAATAGGTTTACGGGTAAACTTCCTTCTTGTTTGGACACGCTATCTAGTAATAAGCGAGTTGTGAATTTCACTGGGAATTGCTTGTTTGTGGGCAATGGAAACCTAGAATCTGATTGCAAAAGACACACGACAAAGAAACCATCTTGGGGTAAAGTTTTATGGATTTTAATTGTTGTCATTTGTACGGTGATCTGCTTGGTATCATTCGGGATCGTGCTCATAATCTTTCGCAAAAGATATCATTCAAGACAGACAGTCACGCTACACCACACGATATCAAAAGAAACCGAAGGGATCATATCCGAAGCAGGGACACAAGTCGCTCCTTCATGTCGAGTCTTTTCCATGGAAGAATTAGCAGAGGCTACAGAAAACTTTGATCAATCGGCATTTTTGGGTGAAGGGTCTATCGGAAAGGTATTTTTTTTTAGGCTTTGTTTCGTTTCATGTATACCCATCAACTAACGATTAATTGACTCTTTTACAGCTTTACAGGGGAAGGCTAGAAAATGGAGGCTATGTTGCTATACGATCGCTATCATTATTCAAAAGATCTTCAATTCGGAACTTGAAAGTCCGATTGGATTTGCTTTCAAAGCTTCGACACCCACATTTAGTTAGCTTCTTGGGGTATTGCATTCACGATGGTGGAGTAGAAGATTCGAATTCTAGCAGAATCTTCCTGGTGTACGAGTACATTCCTAATGGAAACTTCCGAGCTTTTCTCTCAGGTAAAGGTAAAAGGTTGGTAATTACTAATTCTCAAATCATCAAAATAACTTGATTTAATCCTGCAGAAAATGGTCCAGAAAGACTCCTGAAATGGCCAGATCGATTAGCAGTTCTTATAGGTGTGGCGAAAGCTGTACACTTTCTGCATACAGGAGTGATCCCTGCTTCTTCAAGTAATCGTCTGAAGACAAACAACATATTGCTTGATGATTATCAGATTGCAAAGCTGAGTGACTATGGAATGTCGGTCATCACTGGAGAGCTAGAACAGTTTGAGGTGTGTATCATCTTTCAAAATCTTGTGTTACCGAATTTGTGTTCTAAACTAAATTAAATTTTGTGATATAGGCAAAGGGAGGAGATGGACCCAAATCATGGTAACCAACTTTTCTAAAGATTTCTCTTTTTGATTTGTTTTACACAAATATAAAAAtactttgtaatatatatatatatatatatatatatatatatatatatatatatatatatatatatatatatatatatatatatatatatatatatatatatcaagttgtgttgtgttgtgttgCAGGCGTTTAAAGAAGTTGGCAGACGATGTATATGATTTTGGTTTCATTTTGCTTGAAGCACTTGTGGGGCCTATAGTAAGCGGGAAAGGGGAAGCATTTTTGCTAAATGAAATGGTATAGTCATACATACTATATTATAGTGTGATGATTTGATGTAATTTGTGAAGAAATTGTTTGTTGAATTTTGAACAGAAATCTTTTGGAAGCCAAGATGGAAGGCAGAGGATTGTGGATCCGATGGTGTTAACAACATGCTCTCAGGAGTCTTTATCGATTGTGATATCCATCACAAACAAGTGTATATCACCAGAACCAACAAACAGGCCGTCATTTGAGGATGTGTTGTGGAACTTGCAGTATGCAGCTCAAGTACAGTCAACGGCTGATCTTGACCAGAAATCAGAAGGTGCATCACAGTGTTGATTGTTTTCACCAGCATCTGTGTTTTGTTGTAAAATCAGAAACACGATTTTgatcaagaagaagaaatagGAGACCCAAACTTGAAGTATTTATTTTATACTAAGCTACAGCCCTGCTAATTTACACTAACAAATTTAATTACtgattacaaaaaataaaaaattaaagtcTTAACAACTAATTATCATAAAATCTAGTTTACAAATCAATATTCCCTCGAATTCCTATTTTCCACTTCGGCTTCATCCTTCAATATTTAAGTGTATAGGTTCCATGATTTATTTCTTATATAAAACCCACTATATGTATACAAGGATAACTACGGAAATATGCTAATCATAATCCTAACAAATATATAACAAGATTTCTAAGATCATGACCAATTAGTTAGGCTATTAGTCCATTGCAGTCGAAGCGGGAAGATGTTGGGGTCGAAAGTCTTTGAAAAATGGGTGAACTTAATTTTTCTCATGCAAAACACTTTTATTTGAGCCAACTTGGTCATACAATAAGGACTAGTAATGCATGATATGATTAATCCCAAGACCGATATGTAACGTTATGAGTGTTAGGATGCAGTGCCATCAACCACAAAGTTATATAGACCGACAAGGACCAAACCAGACCAAGCTACTATGCAGAGTGGTTCACACAATTATGAAGGGAAATATGGCGCAATCCGCACTAGGCCTATCCTAAGCCCATACGGTTAAACAATAAAGTTTGATATTTAAGTTTATTGTTGCATTATTAATGCCTTATTCGACTTGGATGAATTCCATACATACTAAGGCTTTTTAGAGAGCGTTGTAGGGCATCCAATCCATATTGTTAGGTTAACTATATATATGAACTATCATTCTACCAAAACAACACGAGTAAGACATCAGAGGAATGCTACTCTGGCTTCATATTTTTGTGGAGTCCAACTCTACATTAGGAGTGCTTTATGATGGTTAGAGAATCATTTTGGTTCTCCATGGTTAAATATTTGGTCTTAATGGTTCAATGGTCGATTAGTTGGACATTTTGTCAGTTTCATTCATATATATGTTGTCGTTGTCATAATGGTTATGATTGTACCAAAACCCGTAGAGCCTTCCATTGACATCATGTTAGTATATTCAAAGGTTTGATTTCAGCTCAAGACAAGTATGAACTCCGATGATGAGAATGAAAAACAAACATTACCCCAATTTTGTCGTGGTGTGTAGGCCATTGTGGTTTTGCTTTATATACAATTGGAACCGCTCTCGGATGGTAGACATAGTATATTTTACTTCACGTGCTTGTTGCGTAGATCGACTCATATTTATTATAAATgattatgtttgatatgtattaaTATTTTTCTTTAGACCATTTGGTTATGAATATATTGTTAGTGTGAAATTTTGGATATAACATTATTTTGTCACATGAAACATCCATTATGGGCtactttaaataacaatttaaagatattttcaaaacattttagaGTTTTAATAGCAAAATCCAGTCTTAATGTTTAAATTTCTAAGACAATTTGAAAAACATGCGAGAGTGTAACATTCTAATCAACAGGCAATGATACATAATAAACATTATCTTTTACAAAAACATGTCTTCTTAAATGTCCAAAACATCTAAAGATTTAGTGGTTCTAACCTATAAAGAGAGGAAGAAGAATATGTGTATCAATTATTTATTAATTGAGTTGTGTTACACGGATGTATACATATGTATTTATAATTGTATCTCTAACTAAACTAGGAGATAAAAACATGAGAGTTACAACAATACTTGACTATGTATTCTATGACTAAGTCTGgatatttaaaatataaattaaatgtaATGGGTTATATCTTGATATGTCCTCGCAAGATGGACGATCCAGAGATGAGACCAATCTTGGATATTAAGTAATGAAATCTTGGTCGCGGAAGAGGTTTAGTGGGTGCATCTACTAGCTAGCCATCGCTATTAATGTGTTGGACTCGGAGAGTGCCTTGCTGGACCTTTTCACGTACAAAATGAAAATCAAGAAGCGAAGTGTGATAGTAAATATTTAGGGTTGTGTTGGATGAGAACCCAAGTTCACTAAGAAGCGAAGCTAACCATTGAACTTCAGTAGTGGTTGAGGCAACACCTCTGAATTCAGCCTCAGTAGAGCTGCAGACAAGTGTACTTTGTTGTTTTGAGCTCCATGAGATGGGATTTGATCCAAGATAAACTATTTAGTCGGTGGTACTACTATAATTGTCTTTGTCACCTGCCCAATCTGAACCTGTAAAAACATGAAGTGTAAGTGGGGACTTTTGTCTTAAAATAATGCCATGGTGTAGAGTTACATGAAAATATTACAACAGCCGTTTCAAGGGAATCCAATGGATAGAGGTCAGAGCATGCATGAATTGCGATAGGCGATTAGTTGTAAAAGAGATATATGGCCTGATGAGTGACAAGTATTGTAAAGCTCCTACCAATGTGCGATAATTAGAAGGTGAAGTATGAGGCATGCCACCTTTCAAGGTTAGAGGTTCATAACTAGTCATTGGAGTATAGGCAGGTTTACAGTCACTCATGTTGGCTCGTGTGATTATATCaagaatgtattttttttgttggGATAGGCAGGTTTACAgtcactgcatcggaccaaaatccgtTTTGGTTTACAgtcactgcatcggaccaaaatccggaaactacATCACAAACAGGTTCATAACTAGTCATTGGAATATAGGCAGGTTTACAgtcactgcatcggaccaaaatccggaaactacatcagaccgaagtccagaactgcctcagaccaaagtccggaaactgaccagGGCCTTGCACTctgcgtcggaccgaagtccggaaactgcattggaccgaagtccgaaactacccAGGGCcgtgccctctgcatcggacagaattccggaaactgactgaacatagcatagcataatcataactactagcataaagacatatattgcatactgtatcagaccgaagtctggaacacataacacaaacacatgtttgaatcacaaagacatcaagcaccctgaactactgcatcgaaccgaattTCGGAACTACTGCTAAACAAACAGGCCGACAttttggccgtagacccattcctactggaaggaaactcacctcgtaacgctggctgctgagatgctaaatctGGAACTGGCTGACTGTTGCTCCGGAACTCCCCTGCTacaatcccataaacactaaatcagatactgataattgttcttagggtaaaatgactatttacccctggtcaaaatcAACTACCTGATCAAAGTCAACTATCTGTTGGCCGGACTCGCCgatttgggccgccaactcgccgagtccctatcgtCCAATCTAATCCTCTACCCGCTTCCACTCGTCAAGTTtggcaaagactcgacgagttcttcttcgatactaacatcgagcctaacttcatccgactcgccgagttgtatgaacaactcgtcgagtgctccttcatcatatgaacacctctgtctgtgactcgccgagttatatgaacaactcgtcgagtctgatcttGGGgccaagaagattgccttggactcgtcgagtcaaggcgtcgactcgccgagtcctctgcaTGCCATTACTATACAGCCCATTCTAGTTGATTTCagtgcatccaattcatagatATGGGCTTCTAGGGCTGGTtttgcacgtaaagtttccaactttacgtgcatgcatacgAGAATAAGGCTAAAAATACCAAAATCATCCAAtactaagcacttagggtttggaacaaggctaTTTCCACATAAAGGTAGCTACATTTAGTTCCTAGAGTTCAATAacatccagatctatggtctccaTCCTAAGGAGAGCTCATATCTCGAGTTTGAATCATAAAAGGCTCCAAAAGAGACTTAACAAGCATACAAGAGGGTTTAATGGAGGAATACACAAGGTAATAACTTTGTTACCTGAATGAGAAACAGATGGAAGCTAGCTCTTGGGTCTCCTTTCTCTTCTATGGaccttctttccttccttctcttctacaATTCCCAAACTATCACAAAACACTTAAGCTCAACAAAGGGGGACTAGGGTTTTATAGAGGAATGCTCTAAAGGTGCTGGAGGCTggggtgggaggctataatgacgtttaaatagggtaaaaaccctgggatttagggtttcatccagaaaagtggactcgccgagtccggaatatggactcgtcgagtcgccaactaagAACGTGtcaaatcccgtctctactcgactcgtcgagctacagactcgtcgagttcctcttaagGAAGGAACATACTTatatttaaatcacataccagaaatggggcgttagaATGTGAGATGAGTGGGAGAGGAACCAGTGACAattatgtcatcgacatagacaACTACCAGGAGATATGATGAGTTAGTTTTAAGAATGAAGAGAGATGAGTCGGAGATGGTGGATTTGCAACCAAGTGTAATGAGGTAAGATTTTAGTTTATTGTACCATGCGCGAGATGCCTGATGTAAGCCTTGGATGGCTTTATTTAACTTGAAAATGTGATTTGGAAGAGAAGGATTTAAAAATCTAGGAGGTTGGGACATATAAACAACCTCATGTAAATTTCCTTGGAGAAAGGCATTATTTATGTCTATTTGGCGAAGAGACCAATTCTTTGAAATGGGAAATGAAAGAACAAGACGAATTGTGGTAGGTTTGAGAACGAGACTAAATTTTTCCCGATAACTGATGCCTGGACGTTGGTGAAATCCTTTGGCAACAAGACAGGATTTTAATTTATCAATGAAGCCCTCGGGTTTGTATTTTGTGTGGTAAACCCATTTGCAGCCTATGAGATTTTGAGTATGAGAGGAGGGAATGAGAGTCATTGTGTGGTTTCATTCCAAGCATTGAACTCATCTTGCATGGCATTTCTCCATGATGGGTATTTAAGAGCATGAGTGAGGGTTGTTAGGTTCTGATGGAAAAGATAgggtcgttatatatatatatatatatatatatatatatatatatatatatatatatatatatatatatatatatatatatgaaagtcaATTAAAATAACGAGTGTTTCATTTGGGGTTAGAATGTGTGCTCATTTTAATGGGAGGATTAGGATTATCGAGGATTAGAGATGGAGGAGGGTGAGGAGAGGTATTTGTATTGGATGGTATAATGTATGAGGTAGGGGCAACAGAGTTGTCAGAACTGGTAGGTGATGGAGTTACAGGAACATTTGAGTGAAGTGGGTTAGAATTAGTTGAAGAAGGTGTGGTAGAATTGGTGAAGACGATAGAGATAGGAAGCCAGTTGTCTGGGTTTATAGTGGAGTTTAGGAGATTAGTGGAGATGAGTTTGGAGAAGGGGAATTCATTTTCGACAAAGACCACATGTCGAAAAGTATATAACTTGGAGGATATGGGATCATAGGTATAATAAGCACTTTGAGTGGGAGAATAACCTACGAAAACACAGGGTGTAGACCTAGGGTGAAGTTTGTGAGGAGAGTAAGGACTTATCCAGGGATAACAGAGGCAACCGAAACTTTTTAGCTTAGAGTAGTTTGATTCCTTTTGAAAAAGGCAACGGAATGGAGATAAGTTGTGTAAGGTGGGAGTAAGAAGATGATTGATTAGGTAAGTGGCAGTGGTGAAGGCAAAAGGCCAGAAAGTGACTGGCATATTTGCATGAGAGAGTAGAGCAAGACCGGTTTCGACAATGCGTCGATGTCGGCGTTCAACATACCCATTATGTTCAAGTGTATGTGGTGGAGAAGTGAGGTGAGAAATACTAGCGGATGAAAAATGAAAACGTAATTTGATGCATTCACCACCATTGTCAGAAAAGAGTTGTTTAACTTTTGTGTTAAAGAAGTTTTGAACCAACAATTGGAAACGGATGAAGATGTCAAGAGATTCTGATTTCTTTTTCATAGGGTATAACCATATGTACTTGGTGAAGTGATCAACGAATATTATGTAGTATTTAAAGTGATCAATAGATTCAAGGATTTCtgtgacttcaccaagtccctttcactactactgctcactgcactaatctcatcctaggcttaccctagggtaactctccGACATCAGCGGCATAAGAAATCCCTGCTACCTTTACCTAACTAGCTCGTAAATACCATTACATACCACTACGaacagataattcttcgaatgagaggtcctaccctacaacagttggacccagacaagagctgtgaaattg
The genomic region above belongs to Lactuca sativa cultivar Salinas chromosome 4, Lsat_Salinas_v11, whole genome shotgun sequence and contains:
- the LOC111921529 gene encoding protoporphyrinogen oxidase, mitochondrial isoform X4 — translated: MASPTTDEKQSPAKRVAVVGAGVSGLAAAYKLKVHGLNVTVFEADGRAGGKLRSISQDGLIWDEGANTMTESEADVSSLLDDLGLRDKQQFPLSQHKRYIVRNGQPVLIPSNPIALIQSSFLSTQSKFQILLEPMLWKKNTSDPQESVAGFFQRHFGKEVVEYLIDPVVAGTSAADPESLSMRHAFPELWELEKKFGSIISGAVQSMFTSRSGKKSPPSNSKRRRRRGSFSFLGGMQTLTNALCKEVGEGELNLRSKVLEMSYSCDEGSRVGNWSIYCGPDEENKQQSFDAVIMTAPLGNVKEMKITKRGNPFLLNFIPEVSYMPVSVVISTFKKENVKRAVEGFGVLVPGKEQENGLKTLGTLFCSMMFPDRAPQDLYLYTTFVGGSRNPQMAKASRDELKQIVTSDLRQLLGAEGEPNFLTYTLLLEQGISVVWAQLWFGYRCNSEDGKRATWILLCR
- the LOC111921529 gene encoding protoporphyrinogen oxidase, mitochondrial isoform X3, which produces MASPTTDEKQSPAKRVAVVGAGVSGLAAAYKLKVHGLNVTVFEADGRAGGKLRSISQDGLIWDEGANTMTESEADVSSLLDDLGLRDKQQFPLSQHKRYIVRNGQPVLIPSNPIALIQSSFLSTQSKFQILLEPMLWKKNTSDPQESVAGFFQRHFGKEVVEYLIDPVVAGTSAADPESLSMRHAFPELWELEKKFGSIISGAVQSMFTSRSGKKSPPSNSKRRRRRGSFSFLGGMQTLTNALCKEVGEGELNLRSKVLEMSYSCDEGSRVGNWSIYCGPDEENKQQSFDAVIMTAPLGNVKEMKITKRGNPFLLNFIPEVSYMPVSVVISTFKKENVKRAVEGFGVLVPGKEQENGLKTLGTLFCSMMFPDRAPQDLYLYTTFVGGSRNPQMAKASSDDNGQYICMYVLLYCNDRDELKQIVTSDLRQLLGAEGEPNFLTYTLLLEQGISVVWAQLWFGYRCNSEDGKRATWILLCR
- the LOC111921529 gene encoding protoporphyrinogen oxidase, mitochondrial isoform X1; protein product: MASPTTDEKQSPAKRVAVVGAGVSGLAAAYKLKVHGLNVTVFEADGRAGGKLRSISQDGLIWDEGANTMTESEADVSSLLDDLGLRDKQQFPLSQHKRYIVRNGQPVLIPSNPIALIQSSFLSTQSKFQILLEPMLWKKNTSDPQESVAGFFQRHFGKEVVEYLIDPVVAGTSAADPESLSMRHAFPELWELEKKFGSIISGAVQSMFTSRSGKKSPPSNSKRRRRRGSFSFLGGMQTLTNALCKEVGEGELNLRSKVLEMSYSCDEGSRVGNWSIYCGPDEENKQQSFDAVIMTAPLGNVKEMKITKRGNPFLLNFIPEVSYMPVSVVISTFKKENVKRAVEGFGVLVPGKEQENGLKTLGTLFCSMMFPDRAPQDLYLYTTFVGGSRNPQMAKASSDDNGQYICMYVLLYCNDRDELKQIVTSDLRQLLGAEGEPNFLTHYYWSKAFPLYGHNYGLVIDAIQKMEKELPGYFYAGNHKGGISVGKAISSGCKAAESVISYLDSYSVDS